The genomic region CCGTTAAATATTATGTATTTAATTATAAAGACCAAGCTAGAAGTCTTGTCGATTGCATCCCATGCATCTCCATCAGAGCTGAAAGTATCTTGTAAACCATGTAATCCCAGTTTTGTCATCCTCCATGTCTCATCTATGCGTCTTCCTTCCCCGCCCAAAGATGATCAAGTAGAGGTTGTCAGTCAACAGCAGGATGAGAAGGAGGAGGCTCCAGAGGAGCTCAACAGTCACCAAGAGGATGTGACATATGAGCAGCCAAGAGATTTGCTCTTAGaacaaacaaattatttaaCAGAGCCCCAGGCTTTGGGCTTCCAGCAAGCCCAAACCCCTGAGGCCCTCAATGGAGGAAGTCATCAAGGTGATCACAACCCATCACAAAAAGgtgtgtgtggttttctgtgtgtgcatacaGTTTGTGTGAGAGTACAGCGTGAGTGTACGTCTGCCCGTAACCTATTTTGCATGCTCCTCTTGTGTTCTGTAGCGGGTTCAAAAACTCTTAATGAACTGTAATGCAACTGAGGCTTTGCTGCCAGCCTTCCTGCAGCTTTGTTGCCCTGAAATCCTTAAGCTTCCGCTTCAATACCTGAAGTTGCAAAATGACGtggcagcattttgagtttgtgCTTTTTCATCCAAAACATTACCATTTGCTTTCCATCGGAGCGACATCAGAACGCCCGATCAACCACATTACAGTCAATCCATTTCTGCACCTTTGTATTGCCAGCTACATTGCAAATGCAAATATCATTGTCTAAACTGTAAAGCCTTGTAGATGTAATTGTTGCTAGAATTATCgctctttatattttttatgtggGTTTTGCTGGAATAATTGTGTGTGAAGCAGCTGTTTCTGAGAGTACCCACATGTATGGGTGCCTCACAAATCAGTCCTGAATGTATTTTGAGTCTGTTGTATCACTGctttcagtttcactgttgttttcatttcatcccAGAGCAAAAGTTAATTTCCTATTGTTGCTAAAAACACACTTAGGATAATAAGATTCACCCTCATTGCTCATCACTATTGTGAAACTTAATAAAGATTATATTGCAAATATTAGTTTTATAATTTGTGCACTGTAACAATTCATTCATATCCACAGTATGCCAATGTTTGCAGTAGAAATTGCAGTAACACCATTTATACATCAAATAAAAGTAACTTATTTTGATCACCATGTTGATGACCATATTTTATAAATCCTCCTGTATTGCAATAGGAATTCAGTGTGTTCGGGTATCATTTTCTTCTTGTCATCTAACATCATGCAACTCATTCCTTCATTCCAGTTCTGCACGCTATATTAGGTGCTGTGATCCCCCCTCTGTGCTGTTGTGGCCTGCCACAAAATACACTGTGCTGTGTGTATTGCTTGATGGAGAGCTACTGTATCTATGTGCAGACGGCGCCGGCTTGACTGTATTGGCTAGCTTTTGTGGATGCTGCAAGCAAAGCTTTTAGCTAACATGACCCGACACAAAGTTGTACAGTATCCTTCAAACTCGCAGCCCAGCCAGAAGAGAGAGTCAGTAAACCATCTTGTGAGTCCACTATGAAGGAAGATGAACCATCGCCACCTgagaaacaaagagcaaagGCAGAAGGAGAAGAACCTGCCTCGACTGGCCCTCCCCTTCTTTCTGATAGAGAGAAACCTCTCCCCTGCACTTCCTCAACAGAGCAGGGTAATCAAGACAGAGAGGGTGGGAAGGAAGAGGTCACTGACAGAAAATTACTTTCAGAgtctaaagaaaaagaagcaaaagaagttgTTGTGACAGAGGCCTCATCAGAACTTAtggcagaagaaaaagaagaagcaggaaTTATCTTACCAAGTGAGTCAGGGTCAAATATgaatgaaagcaaagaaaaaactgaTGTTTTTGAGGCGGTTAATAAGGAGGACCAGCATGGTGCAAATGACTGTAGATTGCATGACACACCACTGCTCACTGATATTCAAAAAACAGACCTTTCGCAAGAAACTCTGACGTCAAGTCCAGAACTTGACAGATCGGATGTTTTTGTAGAACACGTGTCAGGATCAAAAACCTACTTTGACACATCCATGGAGGGTCGAGAAGAAGAGTTGCCACAAACCCAGAGCTATTATGAGCTCAGCACAACGGCAGAGACAAAATTAAGTGGAGATGATGAAAACATTGTGCAGAATATGgagaaacaacaaaagcaaaatgtcaACACATCTTCTGGTAAACTGGGACTGGAACAAAGAAGTCTTTCCTTGAACATTACTGTTGGGTCTTCAGCCGGACAGACGGTGAAGGAAGAGAAATCAAGGATCTTCATGGGAAGCTTGTATCCAATCAGTGGAAGCTATGATGAATCAGAGGTTTATCCGTCAACTCCATCTGTGGTGAGCCATCCACCTACATTTCCACCAGCTGTCTCCATTACCCCAACTAacactgaaacacctgaaaataTCCCCACCGTGGCAGATGAGCCCTTACCTTATGATAAGCACACAGATAGTTCTAAACAATCAGGAAGCCTCTCTGAGATGTTGGACCTGGCTGGTGCCCTACCTCGTCCATCCCTGGAGAGGATGGAGGTTGACTACATGAGAAGAAAGTCAGTGCCCGCCAATGTATCTGCCCTTGTGGGAAGTTCTTTAGCCAAGCTTGCCTTGACAGATCAAGCCCCAAGTGTTTTCTCACAAGAAAaccagctggaggaggtgggctACTGTGTCTTCAGTGAGTATTCAGGGCCCATGCCTTCTCCCGCTGATGTACCCAGTCCCGGGGATTCTCCACACCAGCGTTTCCCTTCTGTAGAGGGGGAAGTAGAGGAGGATCTAGGGGATTTGAAAGCAAAAGATGTTTCAAAAGGAATACAACAACAAGATTACAAAGAGGTTACCCCTGTGATCTCTCAAATACCAGTGGTAGAAAAGAAAGGCTCACCAGTAAAGTCTAACCTGATCCTTGAAAAAGCTGTAACCAGTGGAATAAAACCGGATCGGCTAAGAATCCCAATGACTACTTCAAAAGACAGACTGAGTGAATTTCGTTTGGAGACTGGGTTGCCAGGGAACATAAAGATTCAAGCTATCCCTGAGGTAGATGTTGAAAAAGACCCATCAAGAGAAGCTTCACCTATCCCACCAGACAGTTCGTTCACTTTCGCGCCTACAGAAACTGGAACCAAGGTTCCTCCAACTCCAACAACCCCCAAGTCCCCAGATGACACATCATCAGAAACCCAAACTGCAGGAGAGAAAGCACAGAAAGATGACCCATCAGAGCTAAAAGCATCTGAAAACGTTGATAATAAACAGTCAGAGTTAGACAAAGAAAATCTGAAGCCTGAGCAGAAAGAATCTGAAGAAAGAAGTGATGAACCAGAAATGCCAAACAAAGACTTGGCTTCAGGATTATCTCAGTCTTTAGAAGAGAGCACAGACAAAGCTAAGACAATCCAAAGTGGGCAACAGACCTCAAACACTGCTCAGGATTTAATTACTACAAAGCACACAGATGAGAAAAATGACCAAAACCAGCAGCAAAAAAGCAGTCTGGTGAAAGGCTCACCGAAGCTCCAAATATCTTCTCCGATCATCATTATCCCTCAAGCACAAATAGATGaagaagcagaggaggaagatgatATTGAGATTGCAGAGGAGCCTCAAGAGATAATGGAAGAAGCCCAAGAGCCGGATGAAACAAGGAAGAGTCAAACTGAAGAAGCTGGGAAGGAAGAGCAAAAGACAGAACAAGTGAGACTGATGGTGGATGACCAGATGTTGGAAGAAGATCCAAAGTCTGGAGCAGAAGAATGGAGTCACAGCGCCCAAAACAGTGACGAACCTGCAACAGACAGTTCGCACTTGTCTCCCTGCTCTGACCACGAGCTGACACAGCAAACAGAGGAAGGAGGCAGAGAAGACATGGAGGCAGATAAAATAGAAGAGGACTTAGACACAGATAAGGTGAAAGGGAAGACAGACGAGTACGAAGGGGtgaagaaagaggaaacaaaggaGGAAAAGGAAGGAACGGAAGATCATAAAATGATAGAAGAAGAGGATGGAAAGAAGGTGaggaaggtggaggaggagacCTCGGATGTTCTTAGCCAGACCGATCAAGCACCTAACGATGAAACCACCATGGACGTGTCCATCCTAGATACAGACAGTGGCTGGATGGATTCACAAGGTACCCAGAGTAAACCTGTTAATAAAtcacttgtttaaaaaaagattaaaagcctttaaatgtttatttagttTAATAATTTTGGTTTAAAAACTTGCTAGCACCAGAAAACttgtttggaaatgtgtctTTTGTGCTAAGCTAGCTCCTAGCTAGCAAGGAGCGTGGAGAATTAGCCCTCTGTTGATCCTTCTCCACTGCAGATGATGACAAAAGTATTATGACTGAGCAAATCGAAGCCCTTCCTCAGCCCCAGAGCTCGACCAATAAGCCTGTGGTGGTGGACAGACCCGCTAAACGGGGCCCCGGCAGATCAAGGGCCACCACTGAGTCTAAAGTATCCCGCAAAGTACTGAGCCACCATCCACCAAGAGAGgagataaagaagaaaaaaggttccAATTCTGTATTTACGCCTGAAATTTATAATCCTTGTCATCTAACCGAGGTATGCATGTCGGTATAACCTTGTCTCTCCTCTCTGCTAGTAGGCATCAGGAGGGCTGACCAGAGTAAGGTGTCAGCCCTCCAAAGTCATTCCCCGTCTCGAAAGGGTGTAGCCAAAGCGGCGGCCAGACATCCTAGGCCTGCTCTGCTTCACGGCTCTGCTAGACGCAAGGCCACAGGTGAACACTTTTCACCCGGAGTCAGTGCCGTGGATAGAGAGAGAGCAACACCCAAATaattaaagcattttttcaaatgtaaatcAGTTTTGGATATGTGGCGTTTGATGTCTTTGCTCTCTCTCCATTGATGGCTCATTGAGGAATCAAGCAAGGTGCAGTGTAGCTGGCAAACATCATGTgctgctgatttattttttaaagttctgTCATGTCTGGTCTgctttgggtttctttttcagttttatttttctaaaagctttaaacatgctttgttttttctcattttgtcaAACATGGAGTATTTGTTCCCGCTCTGcttcaaattcatgcttttatttttttctgctcagtGATGATGTTATTCATTGTGACTGGTATTGAATAACTCTGGTTTAAcacttgtgtgcgtgtgtatgtctCCTGAAAATGGCCGCATGTTTGAAGGTTGTGTGTTCTGTCAACAAGCGAAGTGAGGGTGACGTGAAATGTCGTGATACGTGTACAGAAGGTGCTTCTGTAATATGAATGTGCTCATATGTCCACTTTTTCACCTTGTATTCAGcaaatgtgcatttgtgtgtgtcacacTGATGAACATGTTTGCTTCACAGGTGTGGAGCACCATCAGCCCCTCAGTGTGGCCCACCAGTCCAGGGAGAGGACCACTGTAAGTATAACAAGTCAacgtttattattttttgtctttcaatTGAAATCCTCACAAAGTTAAGGTTATTCCAAGAGTGTTTTCATCATCTCTCAGTAATATTGATCCCTAAAAGACCGCTTTCTTCTTATTGGCTACCCCTCACCTGGATTCCCGTGTGATTCCCATGTGtgcctttttattttggggTTACTGCCTTCCTATAAGCTCAAATGGCTggctattctcctctgacctctaacATCAACAAGGCATCTTTACCCACttgctggatattttcttttttcagaccattctctgtaaacactaCTGATGGTTGCTTGGAAAATTAGATCGAATCAGCAACTATGCCTCATTtagagtcacttaaatcacttttcatCCCCATTCTGATGCCCAGTTTGAGCTTCAGCAGCTTGATCATATCTACAgacctaaatgcactgagttgctccAATGTAATTTGCTGCTTTTGCATTAACAAACAGTTGAAAAGTTCTATCtaacaaagtggctggtgagtgcatTTTCTGTACGACTTTAGGCCATGGCGTcttcatattttctgttttgtttttgggctttcttctctttttttgtatgtctgcttttctctctctccataaTCATTTTGTCTTGCATGCTTGCTTCTGTCCTTGTGTCAGTCTCGACAGAGAAAATCTGTGAGTATAGACATCAAAAGTGcaaaattattttacattttaccattaaaaacacacttatgaTGTGCAGCAACGAGCGACGCAGCTCATTCAAACGATTTCAGCCAAATTCTGTTTCTTGTTCCTTTCATTTCATTCCTAAAGATTATTAAACcaaacagaaataataataatccaatGTTCATGTGGTTCATTTGGCATATTTATAAAGAC from Astatotilapia calliptera chromosome 23, fAstCal1.2, whole genome shotgun sequence harbors:
- the LOC113015603 gene encoding microtubule-associated protein 2 isoform X1 translates to MADGQQPEGHWASNGQENGENGYSAYSSAYRENGYHGGGAAAHPGTSVDDSANLPPSPPPSPSAEQIGPVAQAQPEERVSKPSCESTMKEDEPSPPEKQRAKAEGEEPASTGPPLLSDREKPLPCTSSTEQGNQDREGGKEEVTDRKLLSESKEKEAKEVVVTEASSELMAEEKEEAGIILPSESGSNMNESKEKTDVFEAVNKEDQHGANDCRLHDTPLLTDIQKTDLSQETLTSSPELDRSDVFVEHVSGSKTYFDTSMEGREEELPQTQSYYELSTTAETKLSGDDENIVQNMEKQQKQNVNTSSGKLGLEQRSLSLNITVGSSAGQTVKEEKSRIFMGSLYPISGSYDESEVYPSTPSVVSHPPTFPPAVSITPTNTETPENIPTVADEPLPYDKHTDSSKQSGSLSEMLDLAGALPRPSLERMEVDYMRRKSVPANVSALVGSSLAKLALTDQAPSVFSQENQLEEVGYCVFSEYSGPMPSPADVPSPGDSPHQRFPSVEGEVEEDLGDLKAKDVSKGIQQQDYKEVTPVISQIPVVEKKGSPVKSNLILEKAVTSGIKPDRLRIPMTTSKDRLSEFRLETGLPGNIKIQAIPEVDVEKDPSREASPIPPDSSFTFAPTETGTKVPPTPTTPKSPDDTSSETQTAGEKAQKDDPSELKASENVDNKQSELDKENLKPEQKESEERSDEPEMPNKDLASGLSQSLEESTDKAKTIQSGQQTSNTAQDLITTKHTDEKNDQNQQQKSSLVKGSPKLQISSPIIIIPQAQIDEEAEEEDDIEIAEEPQEIMEEAQEPDETRKSQTEEAGKEEQKTEQVRLMVDDQMLEEDPKSGAEEWSHSAQNSDEPATDSSHLSPCSDHELTQQTEEGGREDMEADKIEEDLDTDKVKGKTDEYEGVKKEETKEEKEGTEDHKMIEEEDGKKVRKVEEETSDVLSQTDQAPNDETTMDVSILDTDSGWMDSQDDDKSIMTEQIEALPQPQSSTNKPVVVDRPAKRGPGRSRATTESKVSRKVLSHHPPREEIKKKKVGIRRADQSKVSALQSHSPSRKGVAKAAARHPRPALLHGSARRKATGVEHHQPLSVAHQSRERTTERAYRSPEKKSSLPRPAKSLTRHIPAAEQEDNSTPSRPTSFRTADTRSGRAPSMAGTDSARSRSVHSGASTPGSSAVTPGTPPSYSCRTPGSRTPGSHTPKSFSVLQEKKVAVIRTPPKSPSSVQRQLKVINQPLPDLKNVKSKIGSTSNIKHQPKGGQVHILHEKLDFSHIQPKCGSKDNLKHSPKGGNVMIPSVKLDFSHVKSKCGSLDKIQHAAGGGNIQIQTKKIDLSHVTAKCGSFSNIHHRPGGGHVRIDNVKLDFKEKAHAKVNSLENASHTPGGGNIMIESHKLNFRDSAKARVDHGAEIIVTHSPGIETGGTSPRLSSSGSINLLESPQLSTLAQDVTAALAKQGL
- the LOC113015603 gene encoding microtubule-associated protein 2 isoform X2, whose protein sequence is MADGQQPEGHWASNGQENGENGYSAYSSAYRENGYHGGGAAAHPGTSVDDSANLPPSPPPSPSAEQIGPVAQAQPEERVSKPSCESTMKEDEPSPPEKQRAKAEGEEPASTGPPLLSDREKPLPCTSSTEQGNQDREGGKEEVTDRKLLSESKEKEAKEVVVTEASSELMAEEKEEAGIILPSESGSNMNESKEKTDVFEAVNKEDQHGANDCRLHDTPLLTDIQKTDLSQETLTSSPELDRSDVFVEHVSGSKTYFDTSMEGREEELPQTQSYYELSTTAETKLSGDDENIVQNMEKQQKQNVNTSSGKLGLEQRSLSLNITVGSSAGQTVKEEKSRIFMGSLYPISGSYDESEVYPSTPSVVSHPPTFPPAVSITPTNTETPENIPTVADEPLPYDKHTDSSKQSGSLSEMLDLAGALPRPSLERMEVDYMRRKSVPANVSALVGSSLAKLALTDQAPSVFSQENQLEEVGYCVFSEYSGPMPSPADVPSPGDSPHQRFPSVEGEVEEDLGDLKAKDVSKGIQQQDYKEVTPVISQIPVVEKKGSPVKSNLILEKAVTSGIKPDRLRIPMTTSKDRLSEFRLETGLPGNIKIQAIPEVDVEKDPSREASPIPPDSSFTFAPTETGTKVPPTPTTPKSPDDTSSETQTAGEKAQKDDPSELKASENVDNKQSELDKENLKPEQKESEERSDEPEMPNKDLASGLSQSLEESTDKAKTIQSGQQTSNTAQDLITTKHTDEKNDQNQQQKSSLVKGSPKLQISSPIIIIPQAQIDEEAEEEDDIEIAEEPQEIMEEAQEPDETRKSQTEEAGKEEQKTEQVRLMVDDQMLEEDPKSGAEEWSHSAQNSDEPATDSSHLSPCSDHELTQQTEEGGREDMEADKIEEDLDTDKVKGKTDEYEGVKKEETKEEKEGTEDHKMIEEEDGKKVRKVEEETSDVLSQTDQAPNDETTMDVSILDTDSGWMDSQDDDKSIMTEQIEALPQPQSSTNKPVVVDRPAKRGPGRSRATTESKVSRKVLSHHPPREEIKKKKVGIRRADQSKVSALQSHSPSRKGVAKAAARHPRPALLHGSARRKATGVEHHQPLSVAHQSRERTTERAYRSPEKKSSLPRPAKSLTRHIPAAEQEDNSTPSRPTSFRTADTRSGRAPSMAGTDSARSRSVHSGASTPGSSAVTPGTPPSYSCRTPGSRTPGSHTPKSFSVLQEKKVAVIRTPPKSPSSVQRQLKVINQPLPDLKNVKSKIGSTSNIKHQPKGGQVMIPSVKLDFSHVKSKCGSLDKIQHAAGGGNIQIQTKKIDLSHVTAKCGSFSNIHHRPGGGHVRIDNVKLDFKEKAHAKVNSLENASHTPGGGNIMIESHKLNFRDSAKARVDHGAEIIVTHSPGIETGGTSPRLSSSGSINLLESPQLSTLAQDVTAALAKQGL